A stretch of the Methylacidiphilum caldifontis genome encodes the following:
- a CDS encoding methylated-DNA--[protein]-cysteine S-methyltransferase, whose amino-acid sequence MDTLIPKKTGKPITLFCESAIGPVKIVLLEGLPTQLSPVEPLTPRLSQLIAESQRKFPLLYAQLYKTLVEGEIFGQQLRIEGISSFYKRVLERVKTIPKGTIKTYSELAKEVGSPRAVRAVGSALAKNPLPLLIPCHRVVKKNGCIGSFSMGGRVVKEKLLEKEGFVISKNHKIMLARQDI is encoded by the coding sequence ATGGACACCCTAATCCCTAAGAAGACTGGTAAACCGATCACCCTTTTTTGTGAAAGTGCAATCGGTCCAGTAAAAATAGTTCTTCTGGAAGGCCTGCCTACTCAACTCAGCCCAGTTGAACCCCTCACCCCAAGGCTTTCTCAACTCATTGCTGAAAGCCAAAGAAAGTTTCCCCTTCTTTACGCTCAACTCTACAAAACTCTTGTTGAAGGAGAGATCTTCGGCCAACAGCTCCGGATAGAAGGGATTTCTAGCTTTTACAAACGGGTACTGGAACGGGTAAAAACCATCCCTAAAGGGACGATCAAAACCTACAGCGAACTTGCCAAAGAGGTTGGCAGCCCACGGGCCGTCCGAGCCGTAGGCTCTGCTCTGGCTAAAAACCCCTTACCTTTACTCATTCCTTGCCATCGAGTTGTGAAAAAAAATGGCTGTATCGGCTCGTTCAGTATGGGAGGTAGGGTAGTAAAAGAAAAACTGCTCGAAAAAGAAGGATTTGTGATAAGCAAAAACCATAAAATTATGTTAGCCAGACAAGATATTTAA
- a CDS encoding class I SAM-dependent methyltransferase, which yields MWIDPKIIKSFEQSATDIHRVYSSPLGWIERYGQDFVLVLNEEKQKERLLEDLLSWCCSQGFACKRVFLKKRYAKNEKSLSNRLHLIHGRSDLPMRTVCRENGLLYSIRFDQGGSAGLFMDQRQNRMFLRKRKVDRLLNLFAFSCSFGLCAALGGAESWNVDLSQGCLEWGKDNFRLNGLDPAAHKFWAMDVREALKIFTKKGIIFDHVVIDPPTFSYGKDSGEFSIVRDLDSLLEKVFGLCSKQKATLFLSTNYKRWNTKDLFLKAKRVAWAKSIRVNFLHYPVSLPDIPQNELPASCWIEVGSP from the coding sequence ATGTGGATCGATCCAAAAATTATCAAATCTTTCGAGCAGTCGGCGACCGATATACACCGTGTATATTCTTCGCCCTTAGGATGGATAGAAAGGTATGGGCAGGATTTCGTATTGGTATTGAATGAGGAAAAGCAGAAAGAAAGGTTGTTGGAGGATCTGTTAAGTTGGTGTTGCTCACAGGGCTTTGCCTGTAAAAGAGTTTTTTTAAAAAAACGGTATGCAAAAAACGAAAAATCTCTTTCTAACCGGCTGCATCTTATTCATGGAAGGAGTGATCTTCCCATGCGTACTGTATGTAGGGAAAATGGTCTTTTATATTCTATCCGGTTTGATCAAGGTGGATCAGCCGGTTTATTCATGGATCAAAGACAGAACAGGATGTTTTTAAGAAAGAGGAAAGTAGACAGGCTCCTTAATTTATTTGCTTTTAGTTGTTCTTTTGGACTCTGTGCTGCACTTGGCGGAGCTGAGAGTTGGAATGTGGATTTATCTCAAGGCTGTCTCGAATGGGGCAAAGATAATTTTAGACTGAACGGACTTGATCCTGCCGCACACAAGTTTTGGGCAATGGACGTGCGGGAAGCATTAAAAATTTTCACCAAAAAAGGGATAATCTTTGATCATGTGGTTATCGATCCTCCCACATTTTCTTACGGGAAAGATAGCGGTGAGTTTTCAATCGTTAGGGATTTGGACTCTTTGCTTGAAAAAGTCTTTGGGCTTTGTTCTAAACAAAAGGCCACCTTGTTTCTTTCAACCAATTATAAGCGGTGGAACACTAAGGATCTCTTCCTAAAAGCAAAAAGAGTTGCTTGGGCAAAAAGTATAAGGGTTAATTTTCTTCACTATCCTGTCTCTTTACCGGATATACCTCAAAATGAACTTCCTGCCAGCTGTTGGATAGAGGTTGGCAGCCCATAA
- a CDS encoding ABC transporter ATP-binding protein, whose protein sequence is MNEPTALPLLSVEALKVYFPLRKGLFGKSKQFVKAVDEVSFKIKKGQTVGLVGESGSGKTTIGRTIVKLQDPTAGSILFEGEPIHHLSQRQFRPYRKKIQMIFQDPHNSLNPRLNIEAILREPLDIHFPGMTKNQKREKIVDLLEKVGLKADHIFRYPHEFSGGQRQRIGIARAIAVNPQLIICDEPVSALDVSVQAQIINLLLDLQEELKLSYLFISHDLAVVEYVSDYVLVLNKGKIVEEGIPEEIYKHPKDEYTKKLISAIPTL, encoded by the coding sequence ATGAATGAACCCACTGCACTGCCTCTTCTATCTGTTGAGGCGCTCAAAGTTTATTTCCCCTTGCGCAAGGGTCTATTCGGCAAATCAAAGCAGTTTGTAAAGGCTGTTGATGAAGTTTCCTTTAAGATTAAAAAGGGGCAAACCGTTGGTCTTGTGGGAGAAAGTGGCAGCGGCAAAACAACCATTGGAAGAACCATTGTTAAGCTCCAGGACCCTACCGCGGGTTCGATTCTTTTTGAGGGTGAACCGATCCATCATCTTTCTCAGAGACAATTCCGTCCCTACAGGAAAAAAATTCAGATGATTTTCCAGGATCCTCATAATTCGTTGAATCCGCGATTAAATATCGAAGCCATACTCAGGGAACCTTTGGATATTCATTTTCCCGGAATGACCAAAAATCAAAAAAGGGAAAAAATTGTCGATCTTTTGGAAAAAGTTGGCCTTAAAGCTGATCATATTTTTCGCTATCCGCATGAATTTAGTGGGGGACAGCGCCAGCGCATTGGCATCGCCCGGGCCATTGCCGTCAATCCCCAATTGATCATCTGTGATGAACCGGTGAGTGCCCTGGATGTTTCTGTTCAAGCTCAAATTATTAATTTGCTTCTTGATCTGCAGGAAGAGCTCAAGCTTTCTTATCTTTTCATTTCTCATGACCTCGCTGTGGTTGAATATGTCAGTGACTATGTTTTGGTCTTAAACAAGGGAAAAATCGTTGAAGAGGGAATCCCTGAAGAGATTTATAAGCATCCCAAGGATGAATATACAAAAAAGCTCATTTCAGCCATTCCCACACTTTGA
- a CDS encoding ABC transporter ATP-binding protein: MLLDVEDLHVHFLTPSAEIAALSGVNFSIGQKESVAIVGESGSGKSVTALALTRLLDSPPAVYKKGKILYEGVDLLKLPLKEMRKYRGGEIAYVFQEPSTSLNPVYSIGFQLMEAIELHQPQLKDKRAVGLDVLKKVGIGDCLRVWKSYPHELSGGMQQRVMIAMALLCKPKLLVADEPTTALDVTIQAQILELFSKIQKELGMSILLITHNFGIVKGFADRVIVMFRGKVVEEGPTEKVIYSPEHPYTRALIDCVPKLGEKGKRLRAIDYALIDSSINP, encoded by the coding sequence ATGCTTCTTGACGTAGAAGACCTTCATGTCCATTTTCTAACTCCTTCAGCCGAAATTGCTGCTCTATCCGGGGTGAATTTCAGCATAGGCCAAAAGGAGTCGGTGGCCATTGTCGGAGAAAGTGGCAGTGGCAAATCGGTAACAGCGCTTGCCTTGACAAGACTCTTGGATAGTCCACCTGCGGTCTATAAGAAAGGGAAAATTCTCTATGAAGGTGTCGATCTTTTAAAATTACCTCTTAAGGAAATGAGGAAATATCGTGGTGGAGAAATCGCTTATGTTTTCCAGGAGCCTTCAACGTCTTTGAATCCGGTTTATTCTATTGGTTTTCAGCTTATGGAGGCAATCGAGCTCCATCAGCCCCAGCTTAAGGATAAAAGGGCGGTTGGCTTAGACGTGCTGAAAAAAGTAGGAATTGGAGATTGCCTGAGGGTTTGGAAGAGTTATCCCCATGAGTTAAGTGGTGGCATGCAACAAAGAGTGATGATCGCCATGGCCCTGCTGTGTAAACCTAAACTTCTTGTGGCTGATGAACCCACAACCGCTCTTGATGTAACGATCCAGGCTCAGATCCTCGAATTATTTTCAAAAATTCAGAAGGAGTTGGGTATGTCCATTTTGCTCATTACCCATAACTTTGGGATAGTTAAAGGCTTTGCCGATCGGGTTATTGTCATGTTTCGGGGAAAGGTGGTTGAAGAAGGACCAACTGAAAAAGTCATTTACTCTCCCGAACATCCCTATACTCGAGCTCTGATCGATTGTGTTCCGAAACTTGGAGAAAAAGGAAAAAGATTGCGTGCAATCGATTATGCTTTAATCGACTCTTCGATAAACCCATGA
- a CDS encoding ABC transporter permease — MKDKRSFIKEILRNPLGILSCSLLILLYLIAFFAPFLAPYEPSDQDLKRTYHPPTKIYWHNGQWVVARYRNVDPTSATYKEIAGDGCPIKWFVRGYPYRFLGIIPANIHLFGVDKPDRIYLLGSDNTGRDVFSRLVYGSQVSLSIGLIGVTITLVLGLLIGGLSGYYGGWFDNVMMRLTEFLMAVPGLYLLLALRGVFGVKFSSAQVYFLIVIILSFIGWSGFARVIRGLVLSLRSQTFVDAAVVLGQSSVLILLKHLLPNLASYLLVSAALSIPGYILGEAALSFLGLGIQEPASSWGLMLAQAQDMKVFMLNFWWLLTPGVAILITVIAFNMLGDVLRDLVDPKFRMYQTGSK; from the coding sequence ATGAAAGATAAAAGATCTTTTATTAAAGAAATTTTAAGAAATCCTCTTGGAATACTCTCTTGTAGCCTTCTCATTTTGCTTTATTTAATCGCTTTTTTTGCTCCTTTTCTTGCCCCTTATGAGCCCTCTGACCAGGACCTAAAGCGAACTTATCACCCTCCGACCAAAATCTACTGGCACAATGGGCAATGGGTTGTTGCTCGTTACAGGAATGTCGATCCGACCTCTGCGACCTATAAAGAGATTGCTGGAGACGGCTGTCCAATCAAGTGGTTTGTCCGAGGCTACCCTTATCGATTTTTAGGGATTATCCCCGCCAATATTCATCTTTTTGGGGTAGATAAACCTGATCGGATTTACCTGCTTGGTAGTGATAATACGGGACGGGATGTTTTTTCTAGGCTTGTTTATGGCTCGCAGGTTTCTTTAAGTATCGGATTAATCGGTGTGACAATTACTCTGGTCTTGGGGCTTCTGATTGGAGGATTGTCAGGATATTATGGAGGATGGTTTGATAACGTGATGATGCGGCTTACTGAATTTCTTATGGCTGTTCCTGGCCTGTATTTGCTCCTGGCTTTGAGAGGGGTATTTGGCGTAAAATTTAGCTCAGCACAAGTCTATTTTCTTATTGTCATCATCTTGAGTTTCATCGGATGGTCTGGATTTGCAAGGGTTATTAGGGGACTTGTTCTTTCACTTCGTTCTCAGACTTTTGTGGATGCGGCGGTTGTCCTTGGTCAATCTTCGGTGCTCATTCTGCTCAAGCATTTGCTTCCCAATCTAGCAAGCTATTTATTGGTATCGGCCGCTTTGTCTATTCCAGGATATATTCTGGGTGAAGCAGCCTTAAGCTTCCTTGGCTTGGGCATCCAGGAACCTGCCTCTTCCTGGGGATTGATGTTAGCACAGGCACAGGATATGAAAGTCTTTATGTTGAACTTCTGGTGGCTTTTAACTCCAGGAGTTGCTATTTTGATAACAGTTATAGCATTTAATATGCTTGGTGATGTCCTGAGAGATCTTGTGGATCCGAAGTTTCGCATGTACCAGACTGGGAGTAAATAA
- a CDS encoding ABC transporter permease codes for MIAFIIRRLLALIPLLLGVTFMVFFLMSLTQTNYLTPLKAERDISPEMIAALEKKFGLDKPWYERYFLWLTNVLHGDFGYSWTYKMSVIELLLQRVQATLLLNLSSLAIAWCIALPLGVLAAIYKDSFIDRLSSFFAYISISFPEFFLALLAVYFAARTGWFPIGGLTSIEYPFLSPLDKAIDIVYHLILPTFVLSVGGIANMMKIMRGSFLDAIRAEYVLTARAKGLPESLVMFRHVFRNAVNPLISTFGYVIAGLLSGSLLVENIMNYPGIGQLIYSALMKQDQFVVLGSVVFSCILLIVGNLVADILLAWVDPRVVHHER; via the coding sequence ATGATAGCGTTTATTATTCGCAGGCTTTTAGCTCTTATCCCACTTTTACTTGGGGTGACCTTCATGGTCTTTTTCTTAATGTCATTGACTCAAACTAATTATTTGACTCCCCTAAAAGCCGAAAGAGATATCAGTCCAGAGATGATTGCTGCTCTGGAAAAAAAATTTGGCCTTGATAAACCCTGGTATGAACGCTATTTTCTCTGGCTAACCAATGTCCTCCATGGAGATTTCGGCTACTCTTGGACTTACAAAATGTCTGTCATTGAGTTGCTCTTACAAAGGGTTCAAGCCACCTTGTTATTAAACCTTTCTTCTCTGGCTATCGCCTGGTGTATTGCTCTTCCACTGGGGGTTTTAGCGGCTATTTATAAAGACTCTTTTATAGACCGTCTGAGTTCTTTTTTTGCTTATATTTCTATCTCTTTCCCGGAATTTTTTCTTGCACTCCTGGCTGTCTATTTTGCTGCGAGAACAGGTTGGTTCCCCATTGGAGGATTGACATCCATAGAATATCCTTTTCTTTCTCCTTTGGATAAAGCGATAGATATCGTATATCACCTTATACTTCCTACCTTCGTTTTGAGTGTGGGTGGCATAGCGAACATGATGAAGATCATGAGAGGCAGTTTTTTGGATGCGATCCGTGCTGAATATGTATTGACGGCCAGAGCTAAAGGACTACCCGAGAGCCTCGTTATGTTTAGGCATGTATTTCGTAATGCCGTAAATCCTTTGATTAGCACCTTTGGTTATGTGATTGCGGGGCTCTTGAGTGGGTCACTTCTGGTCGAAAATATCATGAATTATCCTGGAATTGGTCAACTTATCTATTCAGCTTTAATGAAACAAGACCAATTTGTTGTCCTTGGATCTGTTGTTTTCAGTTGCATTCTGCTCATTGTGGGTAATCTTGTTGCTGATATTCTTCTAGCTTGGGTCGATCCTCGAGTGGTTCATCATGAAAGATAA
- a CDS encoding AsmA family protein, protein MYKKLSYLFIIALVLILGVFVAFISIVNFYLSSQGFRDFLSEKITRVIQVDGKFSPIHIQGNALSAEKYLGYGEPSSPIKQIDATSIECQLLLRKIFSRLIYIKQLKVDHLRVDFKKQDFQHPNSSISATPSSNPVEKRPLKESILTQFIPTKVELGQITIKSSTVSWPQDIAGGGKLENSSFELNKSEGTDMWIGQGSGGNLYMGSYPPFKLKELLFKLFSDHCYIQRLVLLHDLHGQVEISGEWSWKNREKNIEINLTALPLPLFIPPSWKGKINGNIYGKTFLTQSKASETSLEGTIHLENGVIGDLPLFASLALFGTKESVPLDLAKANLYVTKNKTQLNHIELEAKGKIKLEGQIEIDGDQIRGELLTGINPEQLKLIPGAKQKVFVQEKEGYQWTTVNITGSVEDPKEDLTPRITAAATSTLKENAGQILQSALDFLKKIQNQKPSSQ, encoded by the coding sequence ATGTACAAGAAATTATCTTATCTCTTTATAATTGCATTAGTTCTTATCCTAGGTGTTTTTGTGGCATTTATTTCTATCGTCAATTTTTATCTTTCAAGTCAAGGATTTCGAGATTTTCTTTCAGAAAAAATCACCCGCGTAATCCAGGTGGATGGAAAATTCAGCCCTATCCATATTCAAGGCAATGCGCTCTCTGCCGAAAAATACCTGGGTTATGGAGAACCATCCAGCCCGATCAAACAGATCGACGCCACTTCAATCGAATGCCAACTGCTCTTGCGCAAGATCTTTTCTCGACTAATCTACATCAAACAACTTAAAGTTGATCACCTGCGGGTCGATTTCAAAAAACAGGACTTCCAACATCCCAACTCTTCCATCTCCGCCACTCCTTCCTCAAACCCTGTTGAGAAGAGGCCATTAAAAGAATCCATTCTGACTCAGTTTATTCCTACAAAGGTCGAATTAGGACAAATAACGATTAAGAGCAGCACCGTGAGCTGGCCACAAGATATTGCCGGAGGAGGAAAGCTAGAAAACAGCAGTTTTGAGCTGAATAAATCTGAAGGCACCGACATGTGGATAGGTCAGGGATCGGGAGGAAATCTTTACATGGGATCCTATCCGCCTTTCAAACTCAAAGAACTTTTATTTAAACTCTTCTCTGATCATTGTTATATCCAAAGGCTAGTCCTTCTTCATGACCTGCACGGCCAAGTAGAAATAAGTGGGGAATGGAGTTGGAAAAATAGAGAAAAAAACATCGAAATCAATTTAACTGCTCTTCCTCTTCCCCTATTCATCCCTCCGTCTTGGAAAGGTAAAATAAACGGCAATATTTATGGAAAAACTTTTTTAACTCAAAGCAAAGCTTCAGAAACTTCCTTGGAAGGAACCATTCATTTAGAAAATGGAGTTATTGGAGACCTACCTTTGTTTGCTTCTTTAGCCCTATTTGGGACGAAAGAGAGTGTTCCTCTTGACTTAGCCAAAGCTAATCTTTATGTGACCAAAAACAAAACGCAATTAAACCACATCGAATTGGAAGCAAAAGGCAAAATAAAATTGGAAGGGCAGATAGAAATAGATGGAGATCAAATTCGAGGCGAGCTTTTAACGGGGATCAATCCTGAACAACTCAAACTGATACCCGGGGCGAAACAGAAAGTTTTCGTCCAGGAAAAAGAAGGTTACCAATGGACAACCGTCAATATTACAGGTTCTGTTGAAGATCCCAAAGAAGATCTTACACCAAGGATAACCGCCGCTGCTACTTCGACTTTGAAAGAAAACGCGGGACAAATCCTTCAATCAGCTCTGGATTTTTTAAAAAAAATTCAGAACCAGAAGCCTTCTTCCCAATAA
- a CDS encoding DHH family phosphoesterase produces MQPEYDLAALKSFFKENSSFVILSHCRPDGDAYGSAIGLGLILKDLGKKVVVHIEEGLQEHFRFLPGSSILQTPPPQAPDPCAKIILVDCSNANRPGSYFESWSRKVDLNFDHHIDNTLFATLNVVDPQASSTSEVIFRCIEKLSLPCSKEAASNFYVGLLTDTNAFCFRSFPPETFELAAKLVRLGADPEQLSVFSFRNYPLSRFYLLREVLNQTQFVEQSQIAFYILTQDMYQRTGSVPGESENFLYYLQMVKSVIVAFMLEELSPVLTRLSLRSSKNFDVRQVASKFGGGGHKQAAGARLKLGLEEAKRAVLSEIKALLR; encoded by the coding sequence ATGCAACCCGAATACGATTTAGCTGCCCTTAAATCCTTTTTCAAGGAGAACAGTTCTTTTGTCATACTTTCCCATTGCAGGCCAGATGGCGATGCCTATGGTTCGGCAATCGGCTTGGGACTAATCCTAAAAGATCTTGGCAAGAAAGTGGTTGTCCATATCGAAGAAGGGCTTCAAGAACATTTCAGGTTTTTACCCGGCTCCTCGATACTCCAAACGCCTCCCCCACAAGCCCCTGATCCCTGCGCTAAAATCATTCTTGTGGATTGTTCTAATGCCAATAGACCTGGATCTTATTTTGAATCATGGAGCCGGAAAGTCGATCTCAATTTCGATCATCACATCGATAACACCCTTTTTGCGACCCTTAACGTGGTTGATCCTCAGGCATCTTCTACGAGTGAGGTGATTTTTAGATGCATAGAGAAACTTTCTCTTCCCTGCTCAAAGGAAGCAGCTTCCAATTTTTATGTCGGGCTACTGACCGATACCAATGCTTTTTGTTTCCGATCTTTTCCTCCTGAAACTTTTGAACTCGCTGCAAAACTTGTCCGGTTGGGAGCTGATCCAGAACAGTTATCCGTCTTTTCTTTTAGAAATTATCCTCTTTCCCGGTTTTATTTGCTCAGGGAAGTCTTGAATCAAACCCAGTTTGTCGAACAATCTCAAATCGCCTTTTACATTTTAACTCAGGATATGTACCAAAGAACGGGTTCAGTACCCGGAGAGTCCGAAAATTTTCTTTATTATCTTCAAATGGTTAAGTCGGTTATCGTTGCGTTCATGCTTGAAGAACTTTCCCCAGTACTTACTCGATTAAGCTTACGTTCTTCCAAGAATTTTGATGTTCGTCAAGTCGCCTCAAAATTTGGAGGAGGAGGACACAAACAAGCTGCAGGAGCACGTTTGAAGCTTGGGCTAGAGGAAGCCAAGAGAGCTGTTTTATCTGAAATCAAGGCTTTATTGCGCTAA
- the truB gene encoding tRNA pseudouridine(55) synthase TruB codes for MDIDGVLLIDKPKGFTSHDVVDFVRKKFKIRKVGHCGTLDPIATGLLVLVLGKATKIQELLMSEDKRYEGLLRLGQTTSTQDSDGQIIEEKPVPFFTLEEIQKVFDRYVGDIYQLPPMFSAIKSHGVPLYKLARQGKEVERTPRLVHVYSYTIKKWDPPFIDFEVFCGKGFYVRTYCHDIGQDLGCGGHLFSLVRLQSGNFKLNQALSFDFLKSLKSPEELLNHVLSLPEVSRIRRQ; via the coding sequence ATGGATATCGATGGTGTTCTATTGATAGACAAGCCTAAGGGATTCACTTCCCATGATGTTGTGGATTTTGTGAGAAAAAAATTCAAAATTAGAAAAGTTGGCCATTGCGGTACTCTAGACCCTATAGCCACTGGACTCCTTGTGCTTGTTTTAGGAAAGGCTACAAAAATTCAAGAATTGCTTATGTCTGAAGATAAGCGCTACGAAGGGTTGTTGCGACTTGGACAAACGACTTCAACCCAAGATTCTGATGGGCAGATTATTGAAGAAAAACCGGTACCTTTTTTTACTTTGGAAGAAATCCAGAAAGTTTTTGATCGGTATGTCGGAGATATCTACCAACTTCCTCCAATGTTCTCTGCGATTAAAAGCCATGGTGTTCCTCTGTATAAACTTGCCAGGCAAGGAAAAGAGGTCGAAAGAACACCCCGGCTCGTTCACGTCTACAGCTATACGATTAAAAAATGGGATCCCCCTTTCATCGATTTTGAGGTCTTTTGCGGAAAAGGGTTCTATGTCCGCACTTATTGTCATGACATTGGACAGGACTTGGGTTGCGGTGGACACCTTTTTTCTCTAGTCCGTCTCCAATCTGGAAATTTCAAGTTGAACCAGGCTCTTTCTTTTGATTTCCTAAAGTCTTTGAAAAGCCCCGAAGAACTTTTAAACCATGTGCTTTCCCTTCCCGAGGTCTCCAGAATCCGTCGGCAATGA
- a CDS encoding bifunctional riboflavin kinase/FAD synthetase has protein sequence MCFPFPRSPESVGNEKDVPFFGNDLKENVLSFFALRENVQIENIAIGVFDGLHLGHQKILQTLLSQGNSENCLVLSFDPHPLVIISPEQAPPMLISLAQKKNLLHLYGISHVLFIQFDQRFRQLTAEAFLTGLKQIFPRLKTIVVGEDFRFGWHAEGNVNFLKEMGKKLKFETLVVPPLTFNGEPIASTRIRKAIIERNFGLASELIGRSYRIEGVVTTGQGAGKEIGFPTANLKDVVQLLPPSGVYGCQVEYKKEIFLGVVNHGRRPTIQEEGKLVIEVHLLNFKGNLYGEKLSLFNFLFLREEKKFDSLYALKSQIEKDIQRTKEFFLPKFPQ, from the coding sequence ATGTGCTTTCCCTTCCCGAGGTCTCCAGAATCCGTCGGCAATGAGAAAGACGTTCCTTTCTTTGGAAATGATCTCAAGGAAAACGTCCTGTCCTTCTTTGCCCTTAGAGAAAATGTCCAAATAGAAAATATAGCCATAGGCGTATTCGATGGCTTGCATTTAGGTCACCAAAAGATTCTGCAGACCCTACTTTCCCAAGGAAATTCCGAAAACTGCCTTGTTCTGAGTTTCGATCCCCATCCTCTGGTTATCATATCCCCTGAACAGGCTCCTCCAATGCTTATTTCTCTAGCCCAGAAAAAAAACCTCCTCCATTTATATGGTATTAGCCATGTTCTTTTCATCCAGTTCGATCAAAGATTTAGACAGCTTACAGCGGAAGCCTTTTTGACTGGACTAAAGCAAATTTTCCCAAGATTAAAAACCATTGTCGTGGGTGAAGATTTTAGGTTCGGCTGGCATGCCGAAGGTAATGTGAATTTTTTAAAGGAAATGGGTAAAAAACTTAAGTTCGAAACCCTTGTCGTTCCACCTCTAACCTTTAATGGGGAACCGATCGCCAGTACAAGAATAAGGAAGGCTATAATAGAAAGAAATTTCGGACTGGCTTCTGAACTTATTGGTCGGAGCTATAGAATTGAAGGTGTTGTCACGACAGGTCAAGGCGCTGGTAAAGAAATAGGTTTTCCGACAGCCAATCTCAAGGACGTCGTTCAGCTTCTGCCTCCTTCTGGAGTATATGGCTGCCAGGTCGAATACAAAAAAGAAATTTTTCTTGGAGTAGTCAACCATGGCCGCAGACCTACCATTCAGGAGGAAGGGAAACTCGTCATCGAAGTCCATCTGCTTAACTTTAAGGGAAATCTTTATGGTGAAAAGCTTTCCCTCTTTAATTTTCTGTTCTTAAGAGAAGAAAAAAAATTTGACTCCTTATATGCCCTAAAATCGCAGATAGAAAAAGATATTCAAAGGACAAAAGAATTTTTCCTTCCAAAATTCCCTCAATAA
- a CDS encoding DUF2165 family protein — translation MIKTFSPSMLHFTKIPSLLFWIRLSKMIILLFFSFYFLLIALNNILDYQANFQFVQHILLMDSIDKVSPLHSRAWKSPNFHGFVYTLLIGWEAICGLVLFLGTAALFKNLFRSKEEFQQAKRCGSIGLFLGLCGWLFFFILGGGEWFQMWRSTSFNALPQAFRMAILILLFLSFFIQTEPE, via the coding sequence ATGATAAAAACCTTTAGCCCTTCGATGCTTCACTTCACAAAAATCCCCTCACTGCTGTTTTGGATACGACTCTCAAAAATGATCATCCTTCTATTTTTTTCTTTCTATTTTCTTTTGATTGCCCTCAACAACATTCTGGATTACCAAGCCAATTTTCAATTTGTCCAACACATCTTGCTCATGGATTCGATTGACAAAGTCTCTCCTCTCCACAGTCGAGCCTGGAAATCACCAAACTTTCACGGTTTTGTATACACCCTCCTCATCGGGTGGGAGGCCATTTGTGGACTGGTCCTTTTTTTGGGTACAGCGGCTCTTTTTAAAAACCTGTTTCGATCTAAAGAAGAATTTCAACAGGCTAAGCGGTGCGGATCGATAGGTCTTTTTTTAGGTCTTTGCGGATGGCTCTTTTTTTTCATTCTCGGAGGGGGTGAATGGTTCCAGATGTGGCGAAGCACATCATTCAATGCTTTGCCTCAAGCTTTTAGAATGGCTATTTTAATCCTCCTTTTCCTTTCTTTTTTCATTCAAACTGAACCTGAATAA